The following coding sequences lie in one Serinus canaria isolate serCan28SL12 chromosome 12, serCan2020, whole genome shotgun sequence genomic window:
- the LOC103817059 gene encoding secreted frizzled-related protein 5-like isoform X1, giving the protein MVRSLCRHPWRLGGPWLLGLLARLLLWGSPGAWASYLRRSSSCMPIPQHMALCYDIGYSDMRIPNLLEHETMTEVIQQSSSWLPLLARECHPDARIFLCSLFAPICLDRLIYPCRSLCEAVKRSCAPVMACYGYPWPEILNCNKFPADHELCIAAVSMDENSSSRRTVPRASCKDCELEEASTAREILESFCANDFAVKIRILRRNTTTTISDFDLDPSKVEVLKHGPLLRTEIPARLQQWLDIDATCAHNIMRGTQAGVFVVSGEVQSDKVVVNKAYAWQKRNRNLHQAVRRWKHHRCPEQAGWKV; this is encoded by the exons ATGGTCAGGTCCCTTTGCAGGCACCCCTGGAGGTTGGGTGGCCCATGGCTACTGGGTCTCCTGGCCcgcctgctgctctggggctctcCAGGCGCTTGGGCGAGCTACCTGAGGAGATCCTCCAGCTGCAtgcccatcccacagcacaTGGCCTTGTGCTACGACATCGGCTACTCCGACATGAGGATTCCCAACCTGCTGGAGCACGAGACCATGACAGAAGTCATCCAGCAGTCTTCCAGCTGGCTGCCCTTGCTAGCCAGGGAGTGCCACCCAGACGCTAggattttcctctgctccctctttGCACCAATCTGTTTGGACAG gctcATCTACCCCTGCCGCAGCCTCTGCGAAGCCGTCAAGAGAAGCTGTGCGCCCGTCATGGCTTGTTACGGCTACCCCTGGCCAGAAATCCTCAACTGCAACAAGTTCCCTGCAGATCATGAGCTGTGCATTGCAGCAGTCTCCATGGATGAAAATTCCTCAAGCAGGAGAA CAGTGCCCCGAGCCAGCTGCAAGGACTGTGAGCTTGAGgaggccagcactgccagggagatCCTGGAAAGCTTCTGCGCAAATGATTTTG cagtgaaaatCCGAATCCTGAGGAggaacaccaccaccaccatctcAGACTTTGACCTGGACCCCTCCAAAGTGGAGGTGCTGAAGCACGGCCCACTGCTCAGAACTGAAatccctgccaggctccagcagtGGCTGGACATAGATGCCACCTGCGCCCACAACATCATGCGAGGCACTCAGGCAGGGGTCTTCGTTGTCAGTGGTGAAGTGCAGAGTGACAAAGTGGTGGTGAACAAGGCCTATGCCTGGCAGAAGAGGAACAGGAACCTGCACCAGGCAGTGCGGAGGTGGAAGCATCACCGCTGCCCCGAACAGGCGGGATGGAAGGTCTGA
- the LOC103817059 gene encoding secreted frizzled-related protein 5-like isoform X2 encodes MVRSLCRHPWRLGGPWLLGLLARLLLWGSPGAWASYLRRSSSCMPIPQHMALCYDIGYSDMRIPNLLEHETMTEVIQQSSSWLPLLARECHPDARIFLCSLFAPICLDRLIYPCRSLCEAVKRSCAPVMACYGYPWPEILNCNKFPADHELCIAAVSMDENSSSRRMPRASCKDCELEEASTAREILESFCANDFAVKIRILRRNTTTTISDFDLDPSKVEVLKHGPLLRTEIPARLQQWLDIDATCAHNIMRGTQAGVFVVSGEVQSDKVVVNKAYAWQKRNRNLHQAVRRWKHHRCPEQAGWKV; translated from the exons ATGGTCAGGTCCCTTTGCAGGCACCCCTGGAGGTTGGGTGGCCCATGGCTACTGGGTCTCCTGGCCcgcctgctgctctggggctctcCAGGCGCTTGGGCGAGCTACCTGAGGAGATCCTCCAGCTGCAtgcccatcccacagcacaTGGCCTTGTGCTACGACATCGGCTACTCCGACATGAGGATTCCCAACCTGCTGGAGCACGAGACCATGACAGAAGTCATCCAGCAGTCTTCCAGCTGGCTGCCCTTGCTAGCCAGGGAGTGCCACCCAGACGCTAggattttcctctgctccctctttGCACCAATCTGTTTGGACAG gctcATCTACCCCTGCCGCAGCCTCTGCGAAGCCGTCAAGAGAAGCTGTGCGCCCGTCATGGCTTGTTACGGCTACCCCTGGCCAGAAATCCTCAACTGCAACAAGTTCCCTGCAGATCATGAGCTGTGCATTGCAGCAGTCTCCATGGATGAAAATTCCTCAAGCAGGAGAA TGCCCCGAGCCAGCTGCAAGGACTGTGAGCTTGAGgaggccagcactgccagggagatCCTGGAAAGCTTCTGCGCAAATGATTTTG cagtgaaaatCCGAATCCTGAGGAggaacaccaccaccaccatctcAGACTTTGACCTGGACCCCTCCAAAGTGGAGGTGCTGAAGCACGGCCCACTGCTCAGAACTGAAatccctgccaggctccagcagtGGCTGGACATAGATGCCACCTGCGCCCACAACATCATGCGAGGCACTCAGGCAGGGGTCTTCGTTGTCAGTGGTGAAGTGCAGAGTGACAAAGTGGTGGTGAACAAGGCCTATGCCTGGCAGAAGAGGAACAGGAACCTGCACCAGGCAGTGCGGAGGTGGAAGCATCACCGCTGCCCCGAACAGGCGGGATGGAAGGTCTGA